A segment of the Streptomyces pactum genome:
ACCCGTCCGAGGAGGTCTGCTTCCTTTGCGCGAAGCCGTTCGACGGCGCAGGCACCGCAGTGACGTGGGTGGGTGTCGGTGCGAGGATCTACCTCCACGGTGAGTACTGCGCCGGGTCGTTCGTCCTCCGCATCGCTCGGGATGCCTGGCAGATTGAGCATGATCGGGATGACTCTTCGGCCTGAGCAGCGGAGGTCGGCGGAGCGGCTTTGGGCTGGAGCTGCTTTGGGGCGAGTGATCTTGGCCCCGTAAGCTTCCGGCGAGTCGGGCAGTCTGTGGACCTGCCCGTTAAAGCACGACGTTGGGGCCAAGATCTTAGAGGCTCGCCCCAAAGTGGCTGCCTAAAGCCGTGGAGCCGACCGCCCCAGCCACGACGGGGGTTCGTTCTGACCTCGGGATCGCCCTCTCACCCTTACCCCGGCCTGGTCTTCGCCCCTTGTGGGCGCGGGCGGGCGACGGCGCGCGGCCCCGGTGACGAAGGCAAGGAGGGGCAGCGTGGCGGCGACCGACCGGCGCCGCCGCGCTGTGCGCGGCACCTCCGATCTCCCGATCGGACTGCTTGCAGTTCCAGGAGGCCGGGAGCGACGCGAGCGAAGCGAGCCTTGATGATGTAGGGAAACTCTTACCGCGCCATGCCCTGAGCGGCTGATCCCGGGGTGTCGGCAACGCGTTGATCTGGGCTACCGTGCGGTCTATGCCCTCTGGACTGGACACGCCTCACGGCGCGGCTGAACTGGCTGAGTCGCTCTTGCCTCCGCTTGAGAACCGCTGGCTGCACACTCAGGCGGTAGCGGCTAGGGCAAGCGAAGCATCCGCGGCCGTGTCCGAGGGCGACCGTGATCTGCTCGTCGCTGCTGCCTGGCTGCACGACATCGGCTACGCCCCGGAGCTGCGGGACACAGGGTTCCACCCGCTCGATGGTGCTCGTCATCTGGAAGCCCTTGGGGCGCCCTCGCGGCTCGTCCGCCTCGTGGCCCATCACTCCGGGGCCGTGTACGAAGCTGAACAACGCGGCCTGTCTGCTGAGCTTGACGCTTATGAGCGGGAGGACTCTCCCGTCCTCGACGCGCTGATCTACGCGGACATGACGACTGGGCCGGCCGGACAGTCTTTCGACTTCGATCACCGCATTGACGAGATCCTGGTGCGATACGAGCCGGGCAGTGAAGTGCACAACGCGATCAGCAAGGCGCGTTCGTACCTCGGGGCTGCCGTTGAGCGGACGCGCTCTCGCCTCGCTGGTCAGCCGACGTAGGGATCGGGGTTATCGGTCAGTCCGTGGTCGATCCGCATCCGCATCGACGGGTGAATGTTCAAGTCGTCCAGTCGGCTGGGGTGGACGAACGCCACTTCCTTGCTCTCGCTGCTCGTGCGCAGTTCGCCCCCCACGATGCGGGCGCGGAAGCAGATCGAGAACTGTTGGCGGACCTCGCCGTCGTCGTACGCCATGACGTGCGCCGGGTTGGTGTAGGTGCCGACCAGTCCGGTCACCTCGACGTCGAACCCGGTCTCTTCCTTGGTCTCGCGCACGGCGGCATCTGGGGCTGACTCGCCGACGTCGACGCCACCGCCGGGGAGTGCCCACAGATTGTTGTCCGTCTTGTGGATCAGCAAGACTTCGCCGGCATCGTTGCGTGCCACAGCGGTGACGGATGGAACGATGCTGTTCGCCTTCGGGGCGTTCGGATCGTTGAAGTAGTCGACTCGGGCCATGCTCCAAGCCTTGCACGCTCCGTCAGGTGGTCGCGTGCCCTGGCTGCCTACTCGGGCCGGCCGCGCTCCCATGCGTAGTCGAAACTCCGCATGTAGTGCCGGAAGGTCCGAGCCCCCGGGATGTAACGGAAGTGCAGCACCGGGTTCTGTCCCGCGGGCGCTCCGAGTACGTGCGGGTTCACCAACACGTCGTCATCGAACCGGTAGATCGAGTTGTAGAGGATCGTGTCGTGCAGCCGGACGCCGACGCCCGGCGTCGTCAGTGCCGGTTCGAGGTATCGCCGGGTGATCCTGGCGCGGGCGGCCAGATCGCCACCGATGCCCTCCTCCTCGCCGCGCTGGCGAACCATCTCCGAGTCCGGGTCACCGAGCAGGATGCGAACCTGCCCGCCGGCCTTCGCCTTCTCCGCCAACTGGTCCGGGAGGTCCGGGTGGCTGTCGAAGAGGAACAGTCCCGCGTACACGAGGATGTCCACGTGGTCCCGCGCCTTCTCGATCAGCGATGACCACAGTGTGGCTGGCACTGCCCCACGATGCGGGTAGTACGTGATCAGCTCGGAAGTACTCGCCGACTCGGCTTGCTTCTGAACGGCGGGCCAGATGTAGACCTCGTCAACGCCCAGGAAGCTCGCGGCCTT
Coding sequences within it:
- a CDS encoding HDIG domain-containing metalloprotein, which produces MPSGLDTPHGAAELAESLLPPLENRWLHTQAVAARASEASAAVSEGDRDLLVAAAWLHDIGYAPELRDTGFHPLDGARHLEALGAPSRLVRLVAHHSGAVYEAEQRGLSAELDAYEREDSPVLDALIYADMTTGPAGQSFDFDHRIDEILVRYEPGSEVHNAISKARSYLGAAVERTRSRLAGQPT
- a CDS encoding NUDIX hydrolase; protein product: MARVDYFNDPNAPKANSIVPSVTAVARNDAGEVLLIHKTDNNLWALPGGGVDVGESAPDAAVRETKEETGFDVEVTGLVGTYTNPAHVMAYDDGEVRQQFSICFRARIVGGELRTSSESKEVAFVHPSRLDDLNIHPSMRMRIDHGLTDNPDPYVG